GACGATGAATGAGTCACCATGGATATTCTCAAATTCTGAAGAGAAAAAAGATAGAAGGACAAAGATAAAAAAAGTACGCTTTTCACGTTTTTTtggtttcaaaatttttaaaaattaaatcaaatccaCTAACCAGACCAACTAGAGCAATATGGTCTTTTACCGAAATGTCCATGTCTGGTTTCTCTTTTGAGAGGACAAATGAGTATTTAACCAACAAAAAGTGTCTCAGTAGCACAATCTGTTCTTTCTTgtaataaaaacacataaagTGTCTATTTGTGTTATAAACTCTTTCTATCCCTGAAAATTCTGTTTATTTGACTGTATCAGATAATGGGAAAATCATTTGATTTTACactaaaattttgaagtttcttaCTCCTTAAAGATacatattctagaaaaaaaattatttctaaacgatttatttttttacatttttaatgcatgttttagtaactaattgcaaatttcaaaaatcttaattgTATTAATTGATTTTCTACTGGTTTaaaattgtgaaaaaaaaagaaatacaaaaaattatgcaaatttaatactccctctgttttttaatgttatatattctaCCTTTTAcacacattttaaataaaacacattaaatttgtaTCATTTGTTATGTTTatctttgtttcataattttaagccaataaaaatttaataaatgcaattaagttttttaaaatttgcaattagttaataaaacatattttgaaaatgtaaaaaataaatctttttaaaaacatttttttttctagaatatgtaatattaagtaacagagggagtatgttttattaaaatatgtgaaaaaaCTAGAATATGGAGGAACATAATGAGTAtgatgtttacttttattttattttagggaaatctgtttttttagagcaaaaaaaaggtaactatgtccctttagactaatctgtactactttatgtcctattagactaattttttcgaaaatggcagtaatgcccttaaaattgtaatttttttaaaaagataaataatgagTTCAACaagcgggatcgatcgatccagcTTTACAAGTTAcagtggatcgatcgatcccgataattattcagaacaaaaaaacgcgaaatatatactgatcgacctggtccatttcactcgatcggcgaaggtcgattctttacagatcgaccgatccactaaggatagatcgatcgatcccgtgcccaggaaagaatcccaaatcgatttttttggttttgtatgattatatccgggttgattcccacttgatttgaaccgactaagcatgatttcaactctttaaactcgatttctCTGGGACGAAATCCTTAATTTCCCATTCACGAACAAAGGGGGAGAAaatcaaattctcacccaaactcgatttgtcgttttttttttgttctttttcgttatttttttttttaaaaaaaaaaaatcgatttttaaaaaaaatataaaagtgaatattctcaaatattttgtttccatatttttaggaactgatttcttatccgtagaatacaactaatatgtagaaatcaatTTCTACAGTTTTgtagaattatagtaatttttagaatttgatttctacatgttttagatttatagtaaatctgtagaagtcggtttctacatgttttagaattagattaatgtgtagattttgatttctaagaactttagaatggtaggttaagcgcggaatgtgtattctacatatttgtagaatactcctatttacgtagatcacgtattctaaacattgtagattcaatgaaaaaagtagatttcgttttctacttcgtagaatgtcatttctactttttttagaacataatctgaaatttataattttaacttttttataactggaaaatataccattaagttcatataggtattttaacaaatgttactatttttccaaattttttttgtttgtaaaactatttattaaaattattttcataaatattaaagggtattataggaaaatatgacacaaaatatagattagtctaaagggacatagttactatttttttgctctaaaaaaacagttttccctTTATTTTATGACTATACTCTAATATCAGTTTATCgtgtttgttttcatatatttgtatttgttaAAAATTGATGCATTTGTGagttaaaaaaagaattttgtGCGGCCAATCATAAATGTCAATAGCTATTACTTTCTTTTTGACCGAACATTCAAATCTATGTTCAAAGAATAGTGTAATGTCTCTCATAAATAATGCTAGAAAATTAGACGATTTACATTTTCATATTATACTTTCCCACTTTATCATATATATCACGAAATAAAAAGAGGAAGTAGTTTCGAAGTTTCAAATAAAATCCTCTTTAATCACATCAACAAAATTTCTATTAAATAAGAGAAATTCAACAATACAGAGGACCAACATCTATAAACTACTAAAGTGTTTCTTGACTTTCACTGGgattagggctgttcaatatggtaaaaccgaaccgtaccgaaccgaaccgaaccgaaatagacaatatggtttggttttggtatataccatataaaccgaatggatataattttataaaaaccgtaggatttggatatggtttggtatataactgattaaaccgaataaaccgaacaaaaccgattaaaaatataaacatgtaaatatgtatctattttataacaatacatgaaaatctatttgttacataagttaaatttgtgttaacaACTactaccataattttatagtaataaagaaccttaatttgtaaaacacttgaactataattaaataacaatacatcgcaatttaggcattttactttctaagtcttcttttgatcttttttgctttattttagtcttcactaaattaatatgaagattaatttgatagacaataattaatggaaaatttttacaattttttttatctgtaaataaacagagtttcgtgttcagttgaaaaaacatgactttaatgaacactaaatatggaagagtgaaaaaacttttctttcatgtttctgttttgtttcatatttttattttcaaaattttaagatttcattttagttatatatttgattattttatttgatggtataagtatttttacttttttgttcatttatttgaacatgtaatatctatactatactaaaagttgCATATCCTCAATAGCTAAACTATCCACGTGGGCagaaaaaatcaaccaatcaaatgcaaaactaatgcCATGTCAGCAATTGATATTTTTGCTTTACGATTGTGGTTTTCCTAAACGTCCTTTGTGTTCCTAAACGTCCTCATCCTTTCCCATTGATTGAAATGAAACAGAGTCAAAAGATCCAAGAGTCGTTTGATGTCGTGTTCAAAATATGGAGCCTGGAAGTAGAGAAATCTCTTCGGAGCAACAATTTCATGTCAGACGCCAATTTTGGATCAGATGCAAAAAATCAAAACTCTTGTGATGATTTCAAACAGGGGTGATGATTTCAAAGTATCCAATGATGATTTCAGATGTATCCGAAATTAATAGCAACGCTTccaaaaatattgatgaaaGCTCCAATGACCCACTCTCCCATGGTTTAAAGAGAATCAATTAAGGATCATCTAAAAGCTGCAAAACTTGgcgcaagcaaatcaatcactAGCTCAGGCAGGCTCTCTTGTGTGATCTTCTTAAAGAGCTTCGAAACTCTGCAAGAGAAGAGAACCCTTGCAGCTTTGGTTAGGTGATAAAAGAGAAACCCTCCATAAAACTTCTTCATTAGAGGGTTTCTTCAAATCGTTAAATCTACCGAAATAGAGATTAAATTTGACAAAATTGCAACAAGGGTTTGCTTAGATTAGCATGGAAATGAAGAGGCGAGAACCTGCGAGGAGAAGAGGTTCAGATGCAGATTACAAGACTTCGTCTCTCCCAACAAACAAAATTGGCGTCTGACTAAAAAGTTTGGATCTTTTTCCCTTGAACCATTGGCCTAATACTTAAAACTGTCGATGAAATAACATTCACAACTGTTTGAAATCATCACCCCTGTTTGATTTTGTGAAGCATTTTTCCTTCCGGAAGAATCTGTAttctacttcttttttttattgttctgTTTCTATTGACCATAGAAAATGGAAGGAAAAAGCCTTTTGCTGGATCCTTTTCATGCAGAATGAATCCGTCAGAAAATGTAAGAGCTTTATATTAATTGGCTTCCTTATCTACTTAATTTTAGTTTGGACAGTGGTGTTGATGAGTGAGTCTCTCTGTCTGAATATGTAGAGGAATTGTGCTCATGAAAGGAAGCATCACTATTTAAGATTATTCTAATCCAAAACTAAGCTAAAAGTAACTTCTAATGCTAATAAAtgtatattacatattttaactAGGGATCGAAACGGTGGCTATTGATGCAGCCAAAGACATGGTACTGTCAAAGGAACAATGGATGATAAAGAACTTGTGCTTTTACTGGCCAAAAACTCAATGAACCATCAATCTCTTCTTCTGGTCAAAGACTGTGCCACCCCTCCCGCCTTAAAGAAAAAAGTCTCGGCTGAAGGAGAAAGAGACAAAGAAGGAAGGGAAGTTggagagaagaaaacagagggtggctagaagaagaaagaagttgTTGACggcagagaagagagaaaacgaAAGATGTTGGAGCTggcaggaagaagaagaaagaagccaGGCGCGGTGAGAAGAAGTGATTCCCTGGTCAAATCATTGTCATGTGAAAGATTATAAGTTCATACAAGTATATGCAGTCTTAAATTTTTCTGACGGACATCTCTATACCTATAATTTTCAACTACTATCAAAACAAAACTTGGAAGGAACGAGAAAGATTGTGTACACTCTAATCTAATAAAGTTTTAACTattattcttaatttttaattatgctCAACTCTTTTTACAGTAAtgcaattataaaatatatgtactttttcttaatttatgttaTTCTTATTGAGTACTCTTTCTTATTTCGGTTCCATGAAGAATTTAAAGGAAAATAGTAGAATCCATATGTTAATAGTCTGTCCAAATATTCAACCTATAACTGGTATAAATTACGAGAAACAAAGAATCTGcggtaattttttttcttcaacatGATTACCAATTAGAACCATAAATTGTACAAAACAATCAACCAccatttatattatttagttttcttaGCTAAACAATTAAATATGATATCCGTAATATGCTTTGTTTCATGGCTTCCCTTCTTAAACGATATTCTCAGTACGGAGACTGCAAGCAAGGGTATGTCTCAGTTTTTTTTGCCTACAACGTCCTTAGATCTCTTAATCCCAGTCAGCTCCAAAATCACATCTTAATCCAGTCACTGGAGTTATTATAACAAAGAATCATTAAAAAACCAACATAAGAAAAAAGACTAAGGTCTTTTAGAAAAGGCCGAGATTCTTAATTTAGAGTCATTGTTGGTTtaatatgatttaaatatcAAGTTTTGGTAATGGTTCGTTTAAAAAATCTGTTCTTTAATTTAGTCTGGTTTGGACAATGATATTATTTTACGTTTggatcaattttatttatattaagaaaactgtTCAATTTGGTATTAGAACTCAATGATTCTATAGTGAAAACAAAGTTTAAATCAGTTGAAAATATTACAAttgttttatacaaaaaaaataacaaaatatattaaaatgataaCCATATTTTGTTAGTTCTTactcattattatatatatatgattttaaatttgttatatacAAGACAATGAATACGTACAtacaaacaatttttaattatttacgaATTCAAAATTATAGtcaattgtaatatatatacacgGCTTatgttcataaatataaaccttTTATAAGTTAACATAAAACTATACGAATaccccgggcgtagcccggaaaaatccctagtatttttaataaacgattgtgttgacaatatgactctaaaattcatataatatgatctcaaactaaataattatgttttttggtataaaaccgaataaaccgaaaaccgacagtatataaaccgaactgaaccgaagtaaatatggatttagaatggtagttatattttactaaccgaaataccgaaaaccgaaaaaaaccgaacctaaaccgaaccgatatccggattgaacacccctaactGGGATTCATGACTTGCGAGCTCGGTCACGCCAAGATCCTTGCTGTTTTGCAAGTACCTATAACCACCCCAAAATATGAGATTTTTACAAGTTTATGCACGTACTGCAAGTGGAGCTCCAAGGATGGATTGGTTTAGGAGCAAAAGAATGAAAACAGAGAGCTTTTACCTTTTCGCTAACAAGACTTACGGCGCCACTGTTGTTTTCTCCTTCAATGTCTTTCACATTAGTTGTCTCTGTAACATCATCCTCGTTGTTACCAATAAGAGTTTGGCCTGTGGGTGCTCCAAACATGGCTTCATCGTGGGCATCTTTAAGTTGCTCTTCCCTTCTCGACTGCAAATTgattataaaccatataaattgTCTGAAGGTGTGATTGTTGTTGAAAATGATTATATACTGAGTAACAATGAAAGATAATGACTCATCACACCTCGATGGCGTTAAACCTAAAGCTCTGTCCCATGCGTTTCACTAAGGCAGCGTCATCATCCGTACCTGCATAATCATATGAAGTTTTTTTATCTCTATTTGTACAGCGAATCAAGGAGTATATAtagaaattcacaaaaataaCTGACCTTCTTCTACTTCCTCATCATCAAGTGGAGCATCTTTGTCAAAATCAAATCGTTCCCATCCTGCACCCTTACTGGTATCTTTCTCAGCTGCAACACAAGCGAGAAAATTAGTTTCAACTTCAAGAGAGGAAATAAACACGAGCTGATATAAACGTTTTCACAAGGTAAAAGATACGAGGAATGCAATGTTAAGGACAGAGGCGATCTTTCTTGGTCTTTTATTCTTTTCAGTCGCACCATGAAGTATCTCTTGGTATACCactaaataaattaacatataGACTATCAATCTCCAGGAAAGGGTTTGTGTCCCAATCCTCCTTATATGCTAAAACACAGCCACAATGCCTAATCAGAACCGTAGACAAGTCCATAATAATACCCCAAAGCAGTGTCCTACCTCCATTTAAATACATAAGAAACTAACAAACTTTAAGGCTACAAAACTTCTAGGCTAATTACAATAGTCTTACACTAGACTAATGAGAACGCCTTATCAGCAAAATCAAGGCCAAGACATTCCGTGCCAAAGCACAACCCCACCATTTGACAGTAACATTCCAAAGATAGATCCCACTTTAAAGAAGTTGTCTGGGGGATCAGATCGGAGCTGCTAGAATCATGGACAGCAGAATCATTGCAATCTATGTAATGGGACCGATAAATTACCAGTTTCATCAAGCTGAAGCTTCATCTTGGCCTTCACCTTTTCAGCAGCTGACTGTTCAAGAAAGCAGCACAACAAGCCCTTAGTAAATCAATGTAAACGACTATCACAGAGACACACGCAAAGCAACGACAAGAAGAATACAGAATCCAAATCCACAAACAAATAAAGAGCTCCACAAGAGTAGTTGTATCAAAATTAGAGTCTGGAACACACAATGAGGGAGTATACCATATCATCGTAGCCTTTGATTAAGCGCGAGTaatcaatcttcttcttcttctcgttagcatcttctctcctccttcctcttctATCATCTTCGCTCCTCCTTCGTTCCCTACTCCGGCTCCTACGCCTCCGTCTCTCTCTGTCCCCATACCCACTACGCCTCTCTGCACTCCTGCTTCTCCTTCTATCTCTCTCGTCCCTCTCTCCACTCCTATAACGACGCCGATCGCTCGAGCTCTTCTCGGAATGCTGCTGATCTTCAGGTttattcttctccttcttcaactTATCTCGAATAGATCGGATATCGGAATCGTTCTCGGTGGGTTTAGGGTTGGAAGAAGCTTTCACGAACTGGTTGAGAAACGAAGAGGAGGATGCGATCGCTGATGCTCTCTCCGGAACGGCGTCGTTCCCAGAGGAGAAGCCGAGGCCTTGCTTGAAACGAGCTGCTCCTTCGCCTTTGCGCGTGAGCTCGTCGTAGTACGCCGCCGCTTTCTCCTCTTCCATTACCTAACCGCCTCCCTTCGATTGTGCCGCTTtgtttctcaaaaaaaagaatatgacttttaattttaattatccGTTATTTTTTGGTTAAACAAAGCTTCTTAAATAAATTACTCTCTATCCATTCAGCAAAAGTTGAATACAACTGATAACAATGGCAAAACGGCAAAATGAAGCGTTGCTACAATAGCCAAGCTGATACAAATGGTAGAAGCAAACATTACACATATTCCACAAAAAGCTGTGAAAATTCCTCTAAACTCGACATCAATAGAGATAATAGTGGTGAGGAATGTGGTATGATACTTATGATATTAGAGATCACATACGATGTCTTCCAAGAAGACTCTCAAGACATAACCTTCTTCAAGCAAAGCCAAGGTATTAACACGGACACATAATGAACACATGACCAGGGGGAGACGTCAAGAACGTTGAAAAACACAGACAACTCATGTCACAAAGAGATAACATTTGATCAAGGCCATAAACCTTTCACCATCAGGTCTTAGTCTTGCCACTTCTCTACTCTCTTCTTGGATCATTTGTCGTGCAGCATGCAAACTAAATAATCAGCTCAATCTAGGAATTCGAAGAACCACACTAGAGAATcgcttctcttttttttcaagCATGATATGCGGCTGCATCAATTTGGAACCTTTGGATAACTAGAAACAAACCACTTTTTGAAAATAACCTCTTTTAAGTGACTACAAAGACAGTGGTGGATGCAAAAGATTAGAAAACAGTTAATTCTATCACCAAAAGCCTTTTTCTCGTGGCCAAAACTCCACCAGTTGCTTATGTTAGGAATTTTCTGACTTGTTAGATATATTGAATGTGGAATGATACATTAAAATGTGGAGGTTTTGGGTGGGTTATTCGATGAATAATTTAGTTCTAGCAGTAGAAGCTTTAGCGGTACGGAATATTCTTCAATCAGAAAAGACGGTTGGATTTTCAAATTCTCAAAAACTTCCGGACTTGGACGTCCTTGTCTCTCACATGTGTTCAGGGTAAGAGCTGAACGAGATTGCAAGTATTCTCCACAATATTAGTAATTTGCTAATTTCTTCACTCTTTTATCTTCTAATTTTATTCTACGTACGCACGGTGTTTAGCCGATGCACTTGCGAAGAATGCTCtagctaaactctttttcaatcACTCTCCTTTGAGTGTTTATAAAATGGACGCTTTGACCTAAAAATGTCTGTTGAACTTTCTAACTTTTTGAGAAAGCATGCATGCCCTTGGTGCTCCTAACGGTCCTAACCATTTTATGTGGTGCAAACTCATTTCTCCATTGGTCAAACCTCATATTTCAacatttatatgattttaatatatatatatatatatatatattcaaataatcaTGATACATATTTGTATctttaaatgttaattttagATAGTGTATGTTTAATTCTATAATTTGTAGTACTTTATAAGCGCTAATTGATTGAATAACGCcaaatttgaattcaaattgGAAGACCATT
This genomic interval from Brassica napus cultivar Da-Ae chromosome A6, Da-Ae, whole genome shotgun sequence contains the following:
- the LOC106408931 gene encoding luc7-like protein 3 → MEEEKAAAYYDELTRKGEGAARFKQGLGFSSGNDAVPERASAIASSSSFLNQFVKASSNPKPTENDSDIRSIRDKLKKEKNKPEDQQHSEKSSSDRRRYRSGERDERDRRRSRSAERRSGYGDRERRRRRSRSRERRRSEDDRRGRRREDANEKKKKIDYSRLIKGYDDMSAAEKVKAKMKLQLDETAEKDTSKGAGWERFDFDKDAPLDDEEVEEGTDDDAALVKRMGQSFRFNAIESRREEQLKDAHDEAMFGAPTGQTLIGNNEDDVTETTNVKDIEGENNSGAVSLVSEKVLAKQQGSWRDRARKS